DNA sequence from the Streptomyces sp. HUAS 15-9 genome:
AACGTGTTGCCCGTGTGCACGACCGCGCCGTGGTCCTCGCCCATGCCCATGACGGTCAGCAGCAGCGCGGGCCGGTCCGGATGCGCCAGTGAGAGAGACAACTCCCGTGCGCGCGGGCCGCGTTCGTGAGCGGTGCGCAGGAAGTACGTCCCGAAGTCCACGGCACCCGTCGCCGCCGCGTCCCCGATCACCACCCGGCGCCGCAGCCACGGCAGCCGGTGCGCGAGCTCGGCCAGGACCTCCGCGTTCCCGTACTCCTCCCAGTGGTCCGGCACCACACACACCCGGGCCTGCGTGACGGTGAGGATGCGTTCCAGGTCGGGCGCGCGGACGCCGGGCAGCACCGGCACCACCACGGCCCCGATCCGCCGGCAGGCGAGCATGAGCGCCGCGGCCTCCCACCAGTTGGGCAGTTGCAGGGCCACCGGATCGCCCTCGGTCACCCCGAGCGAACGCAGCGCCGCCGCGAACCGGTCCATGTAGAGGGCCAGTCGGGCGTACGACACGGTGACCGTCCGCCGGTCCTCCGGGTGGTGGGCGCGGTGACCGACGAAGGCCGGGCGGTCGGGGTGCGCGGCAGCGGTGCGCAGCACGTCGTGCACCAAGCCCTCGGCACGCCACAGCCCGGCCGCGCGCCAGCGCTCCGCGACGTCCGGCGGCACACTCGAACCGTCCGGCAGCGGTCCGAGCAGGGGAGCGTCCGCCGTCATGTCCATCGGCCCACCGACCAGGCCACCTGAAGACGGGTCGTACAGCCCAGCCGGCGCATGATCTGCCGTACGTGATTGACGACCGTCCACTCCGATATGTCGAGGCGTGAGGCGATCTGGCGGTTCGTCAGGCCCTCGGCGACCAGCATCGCCACCTGCACCTGGCGCGGGGTGAGTGGCTGCGCCTCCGGTGTGGGGGCCGTGGGGCGGGAGTCGGGATCGGGCGCGGCCAGGGCCTCCTCGAGAGCGGTGGCGGGCGTCATACGGAGGCCCTCGGCCCAGGCGGCCGCGTAGCCCGAGGCGTGCATGCGGGAGCGCAGCGTGCCGAGGGCCTCGTCGACCGCGGCCCGGCGGGCCGGCGCGGGGACGCTGCCCAGCGCCCGGCGCAGCGCCGCGCACGCCGCCAGGGTGCGCGTCGCCCAGGGACCCGCCGAGGGGTCGGTGCGCAACCGCAGTAGAGTCAACTCCTCGAGCACGCCGGGCAGTTCGGTGCGCTCGCCGAGCGAGCCGTACAGCTCCAGGCACTCGCGCAGCGCACGGGCCGCGCCCTGCGTGTCCTCGCGTTCCCCGGCGGCGGCCGCCCACTCCCGCAGCGCCATCGCGAGACCGCGCGCGTCCGCGACCCTGCGGTGCGCGTCGAGACCCTTCTCCAGCAGGTCCCGTGCCTTGCGGGTGTCCCCCTGAGCGCGCAGCGCCGTCGCCAGCGCGACCGTCGCGTCGGCCGCCGCCGCGGTCGCGCCCAGCGAATCGAGGGCGGTCACCGCGGGCCCGAGCGCGGCGAGGGCGCCCGCGGGATCGCCGAACCGCAGCAGCGCCAGCCCCATCCGCGCCGACACGAGCGCCGTCTGCCGCCGGTCGCCGAGCCGCTTGCACAGCGCGAGGGCCCGGCGATGACGCCGCACGGCGAGATCGGCGTCGCCGAGCGCCAGCGTGAACGTGGCCGACAGGTCGACGAGCCGGGCGCGCAACGGCTCCGACAGCGCGGGCCGGGGCGCCGATCCGTCCGACCCCGGCTCCGGCCCCCGCCCCGGCCCCTCGTCCTGGCCCACCGCGTCGCACCACTCCACACCCTCTTTCAGATGTCCCTGTACGAGCCAGGGCGTGCGCAGTGCGAGCACCAGCGAGGCGACGTCCTCGGCCGCACCGCGGTGGTGCAGCCGGTGCAGCGCGGCCACGACGTTGCGGTGCTCGGCGGCCAGCAGGTGCAGCCAGTGACTCTGCCGGGGGCCGGTCAGCCGCGGTTCCACAGTGGTGACCAGCTGCCGGTACGCGGCGGCGTGCCGGTCCAGGGCCGCGTCGAGCAGCCCGTCGGCGGAGAGTTCCTCGGCCATGTGGGAGCGGACCGGCTCGGGCACCGCGAACCGTGGCTCGCCCTGCTCCTGGTCGAGGGCGAGGACCAGGCTCCGGTCGAGAAGCGAGTCGAGCACGGCGTCGGTGTCGGCGCGCGGCAGCGGCGAGACCCGCTCCAGCATCGGCAGCCCGAATCCCGGCTCGAACACGGCCAGTTGGCCGAGCAGCGCCAACTGGCCGCGGCT
Encoded proteins:
- a CDS encoding helix-turn-helix transcriptional regulator; its protein translation is MTVTQQAPSAPGIRPASAGSGRVLVGRDAELLVLRGRLADPEAHLVTLTGPGGVGKSVLAAAFEAAPGQFRGVRTADLGPAASADEAAATVLRLAAELRRVPGEADALLVLDGCDHHGEPLTTVLGELLTPAGRLAALATSREPMRIAGERLLPVGRLPVPPPGSDDPDELAGNASVALFTRAARDAVPGFALTEENAAAVASLCTLLEGLPLALELAAGRLRLFTPQVLLARLRHRGGALTALSGGPSGAPARHRSLAALAESAVTGLSRGQLALLGQLAVFEPGFGLPMLERVSPLPRADTDAVLDSLLDRSLVLALDQEQGEPRFAVPEPVRSHMAEELSADGLLDAALDRHAAAYRQLVTTVEPRLTGPRQSHWLHLLAAEHRNVVAALHRLHHRGAAEDVASLVLALRTPWLVQGHLKEGVEWCDAVGQDEGPGRGPEPGSDGSAPRPALSEPLRARLVDLSATFTLALGDADLAVRRHRRALALCKRLGDRRQTALVSARMGLALLRFGDPAGALAALGPAVTALDSLGATAAAADATVALATALRAQGDTRKARDLLEKGLDAHRRVADARGLAMALREWAAAAGEREDTQGAARALRECLELYGSLGERTELPGVLEELTLLRLRTDPSAGPWATRTLAACAALRRALGSVPAPARRAAVDEALGTLRSRMHASGYAAAWAEGLRMTPATALEEALAAPDPDSRPTAPTPEAQPLTPRQVQVAMLVAEGLTNRQIASRLDISEWTVVNHVRQIMRRLGCTTRLQVAWSVGRWT